In a genomic window of uncultured Sphaerochaeta sp.:
- a CDS encoding cyanophycin synthetase has protein sequence MHISSFDDVVFFMESFTNLEKQTDHYTTRNYRLDRMIELLRHLGNPEKTFRTIHLAGSKGKGSTASYLACALSALGYKTGLYLSPHLIDYRERFTLAGTFFSEELLVETGRQLQQMLSDFTFCDQWGETYPTTFELYTAYAYLLFKAAGCSWAVIETGLGGRLDATNTIIPEASVLCPIELEHTKILGNTITQIATEKSKIIKQGVPVFIGYEEDEALEVFLAEAQEQNSRVHLLGDELTSLSSETTTEGEAVSYEWLDGRKERLLLAMRGQVQAQNSALALLVLRTLGLYDPRILPAFAKNQIPGRFQQLSSDPNLYVDGAHTHHSLASLLSSFSHLHPGSDNTVIYGALEDKDHTHMVSLVLEHFSTIIISKPGSYKKSDISMLHELFAQQAAANMKPAHIHLVEDNGEALELAFSLTPKHAAILVCGSFYLAGGVKAAYEERKEHYESQLA, from the coding sequence ATGCACATTTCCAGTTTTGATGATGTGGTCTTCTTCATGGAGAGTTTCACCAACTTAGAGAAGCAGACCGACCACTATACAACCCGGAACTATCGCCTGGACAGGATGATTGAACTGCTGCGCCATCTGGGAAACCCAGAGAAAACCTTTCGGACAATCCATTTGGCCGGTTCCAAGGGGAAGGGCTCAACTGCCAGCTACCTTGCCTGCGCACTCTCTGCGCTGGGCTACAAGACAGGACTCTATCTTTCGCCCCATCTGATCGATTATCGGGAACGCTTCACCCTTGCCGGAACCTTTTTCAGTGAGGAACTGCTTGTGGAAACAGGCAGGCAACTGCAGCAGATGCTGTCGGACTTCACCTTCTGCGACCAGTGGGGAGAGACCTATCCGACCACCTTCGAGCTGTACACAGCCTACGCATATCTGCTCTTCAAAGCCGCAGGTTGCTCGTGGGCGGTCATCGAGACAGGCTTGGGAGGCCGGCTCGACGCCACCAATACCATCATCCCGGAAGCCTCCGTGCTCTGCCCCATCGAGCTTGAGCACACCAAGATTCTGGGAAACACCATAACCCAGATTGCAACGGAGAAAAGCAAGATCATCAAGCAGGGAGTTCCCGTCTTCATAGGATACGAGGAGGATGAGGCTCTGGAAGTCTTTCTTGCCGAAGCACAAGAACAGAACAGCAGGGTGCATCTGCTGGGCGACGAGCTGACCTCGCTCTCCAGCGAAACAACCACAGAGGGAGAAGCTGTCTCCTACGAGTGGCTGGACGGCAGAAAGGAAAGACTCCTGCTCGCCATGCGTGGTCAGGTGCAGGCGCAAAACAGTGCACTTGCCTTGCTGGTGCTCAGAACCCTTGGGCTGTATGACCCACGCATTCTGCCAGCCTTTGCAAAGAACCAGATTCCCGGGCGTTTCCAACAACTGAGTTCGGACCCCAATCTGTATGTGGACGGTGCCCATACCCATCACTCGCTCGCATCCCTGCTCTCCTCCTTCTCCCATCTGCACCCTGGATCGGACAACACCGTCATCTACGGCGCCTTGGAAGACAAGGACCACACCCATATGGTGAGTCTGGTCCTCGAACACTTTTCCACGATCATCATCAGCAAACCCGGCAGCTACAAGAAGAGTGATATCAGCATGCTGCATGAGCTGTTTGCACAACAAGCGGCGGCCAATATGAAACCTGCACACATCCATCTGGTCGAGGACAACGGGGAGGCGCTTGAGCTTGCCTTCTCACTGACCCCAAAGCATGCAGCCATCCTGGTATGCGGGTCTTTCTATCTGGCAGGCGGGGTAAAGGCGGCATACGAAGAACGAAAGGAGCACTATGAGTCTCAATTGGCGTGA
- a CDS encoding AMP-binding protein — translation MATTKNTPKPWDFLDAYRGKMFDGQWPTVVQMFEISVSRFAQNKCFTAFVPKKETFTYEQAHEHILTIANFLAAKGVGKDSKVAVSGKNSPEWAMAYLGILYAGAIVVPLDNTLSNKDMVKLMGFADVKILFADTDRLENFDEENKLGLTDRISLEEGSAHPFVLDLEAAETERYQAKSDETAAILFTSGTTGTPKGVMLSHSNLVADCYLAQGNMQLYPSDVFYAILPIHHAYTMMAVFFEALSVGASIVFGKKLIISQVLKELKEGEVTMFLAVPMLFNKMIAALMNGVREKGIVLYGIIRFLMGISGLLKKLFKVNVGKSMFGFLLKKLSLDKNRICISGGGPLPASTFKMFNELGIDFVQGYGLTETSPITHLNPVEAYIETSVGKKIPQTEVKIVNPDSEGNGIIYIKGPMVMQGYYNHPEATEEVLSDGWLNTGDVGHQDAQGYLYLTGRAKNIIVTEGGKNVFPEEIEDHFQLYSEIDTICVLGYLVDKKTKSEGIRALVYPAEKYRDEMTKEHGDQAKQKVEERIQQIVSEVNKELQAYKKITRVTVVDEPLEMTSTKKVKRFVVAQNLTLTA, via the coding sequence ATGGCAACTACAAAGAACACCCCGAAGCCTTGGGATTTTCTGGATGCATACCGTGGAAAGATGTTTGACGGTCAGTGGCCGACTGTAGTCCAGATGTTTGAGATTTCAGTCAGCCGTTTCGCCCAGAACAAGTGCTTCACAGCCTTTGTTCCGAAAAAAGAGACGTTCACCTATGAACAGGCACATGAGCATATTCTCACCATCGCCAACTTCCTCGCAGCCAAAGGGGTAGGGAAGGACAGCAAGGTTGCTGTCAGTGGAAAGAACAGCCCCGAATGGGCAATGGCCTACCTTGGCATCCTGTATGCAGGGGCCATTGTGGTACCTCTGGACAATACCCTGAGCAACAAGGATATGGTGAAGCTCATGGGCTTTGCCGATGTGAAGATCCTGTTTGCGGATACTGATCGCCTGGAGAACTTTGATGAGGAAAACAAGCTTGGCTTGACCGACAGGATCAGCTTGGAAGAGGGCAGCGCCCATCCCTTTGTCCTTGACCTTGAGGCCGCGGAAACCGAACGCTATCAGGCCAAATCGGATGAGACTGCGGCCATCCTGTTTACCAGCGGCACCACCGGAACCCCCAAGGGTGTCATGCTCAGCCACAGCAACCTGGTTGCTGACTGCTATCTCGCCCAGGGCAACATGCAATTGTACCCTTCGGATGTCTTCTATGCCATTCTTCCCATCCACCATGCCTATACCATGATGGCCGTCTTCTTTGAGGCTCTCAGTGTTGGTGCTTCCATCGTCTTTGGCAAGAAGCTGATCATCAGCCAGGTGCTCAAGGAGCTGAAAGAGGGTGAGGTCACCATGTTCCTCGCAGTCCCGATGCTCTTCAACAAGATGATCGCGGCCCTGATGAACGGGGTGAGGGAGAAGGGAATTGTCCTGTATGGGATCATCCGCTTTTTGATGGGAATTTCCGGTTTGCTGAAGAAGTTGTTCAAGGTGAATGTCGGCAAGTCGATGTTCGGCTTCCTGTTGAAGAAGCTCTCCTTGGACAAGAACCGCATCTGCATCAGCGGCGGCGGGCCGCTTCCTGCATCCACCTTCAAGATGTTCAATGAGCTTGGCATCGACTTTGTGCAGGGCTATGGGCTGACGGAAACCAGTCCCATCACCCACCTCAACCCGGTTGAGGCCTACATTGAGACGTCGGTGGGAAAGAAGATTCCCCAGACTGAGGTCAAGATAGTCAATCCTGACAGCGAGGGCAATGGCATCATCTACATCAAGGGACCCATGGTCATGCAAGGTTATTACAATCATCCGGAGGCAACAGAAGAAGTCCTCAGCGATGGCTGGCTCAACACCGGTGATGTGGGTCATCAGGATGCCCAGGGATACCTCTACCTTACCGGCCGTGCGAAGAACATCATTGTCACCGAGGGTGGCAAGAATGTCTTCCCCGAGGAGATCGAGGACCACTTCCAGCTCTACAGTGAGATTGATACCATCTGTGTCCTCGGATACCTGGTGGACAAGAAGACCAAGAGTGAGGGCATCAGGGCGTTGGTATACCCTGCGGAAAAGTATCGTGACGAGATGACCAAGGAGCACGGCGACCAGGCCAAGCAGAAGGTTGAGGAGCGCATACAGCAGATTGTCAGTGAGGTGAACAAGGAGTTGCAGGCGTACAAGAAAATTACCCGTGTGACCGTTGTTGATGAACCGCTTGAGATGACAAGTACGAAAAAAGTGAAGCGCTTCGTAGTTGCACAGAACCTGACTTTGACAGCATAA
- a CDS encoding IS1634 family transposase, giving the protein MAYVLVKTQLKNGDVAYNISNACRIPGSKNKQRRTTVETHHRSDLTVRGIDPEAFIAQRMEALKREAKASPKAVGYQVDFGLGLSLSGEGDLRVSDDCKNLGFAAYSRLYHRLELEEFVNNRRRYLDCEFNINVIFQHLLYSRLLWPASKKSTWEHKGRFFGDTGYGLQDVYRSMDSLLRWRTDLLRHLDAEVKEKFGRRDTVVFYDVTNYYFERDEADDENGLRAKGPSKEHRPEPIIQMGLFMDELSIPITYELFRGNTNDCETLPEAMDNSIIDFSDSRKIVVADKGMMSYYNIMKIRDARNGYVISQSVRKSDSQTKEFALSAEGWEHVLDGNGNVVSMIKERTIPRRASTYGDVDDRKHSGTYNERQVFIWSRKYSDRAKRERQAVIEKALQSEGKRSKDYKDSSYGKSKYLRKSPVKEGEKVEADWCLYEFDAARLEEDEKYDGYYLICTNVVGVGDESLINPDKPSSHAYYRDSDGFLVLNHVVPASEIADIYGGLRKIEETFKVTKTGMLSLRPVFHSRQDRIRSHFLICFISLVLERLLELQLGWKYSAKSIQQSLSHFNAVQLANSNIYQVAYYDVMVDTILKTLDIDISRKFLQQSDIRRILGQTKKKDYED; this is encoded by the coding sequence ATGGCATATGTACTGGTGAAGACACAGCTCAAGAACGGGGATGTCGCCTACAACATCTCCAACGCATGCAGGATCCCCGGCTCCAAGAACAAGCAGCGGAGGACCACCGTCGAGACCCACCACCGCTCCGACCTGACGGTCAGGGGGATAGACCCCGAGGCGTTCATCGCCCAGCGGATGGAGGCCCTCAAGCGGGAGGCGAAGGCCTCGCCGAAGGCGGTCGGCTACCAGGTCGACTTCGGCCTCGGGCTCAGCCTGTCCGGAGAAGGGGACCTCCGGGTCTCGGATGACTGCAAGAACCTCGGGTTCGCCGCCTACTCGAGGCTGTACCACCGCCTGGAGCTGGAAGAGTTCGTCAACAACCGGCGCAGGTACCTGGACTGCGAGTTCAACATCAACGTCATCTTCCAGCACCTGCTCTACTCCCGCCTGCTGTGGCCGGCCTCCAAGAAGAGCACCTGGGAGCACAAGGGGCGGTTCTTCGGCGACACGGGCTACGGCCTCCAGGACGTCTACCGGAGCATGGACAGCCTGCTGAGGTGGAGGACCGACCTGCTGAGGCATCTGGACGCCGAGGTGAAGGAGAAGTTCGGAAGAAGGGACACGGTGGTGTTCTACGACGTCACCAACTACTACTTCGAGCGGGACGAGGCGGATGACGAGAACGGGCTGAGGGCCAAGGGCCCGAGCAAGGAGCACAGGCCCGAGCCCATCATCCAGATGGGGCTGTTCATGGACGAGCTTTCCATTCCCATCACCTACGAGCTGTTCCGGGGCAACACCAACGACTGCGAGACGCTTCCCGAGGCCATGGACAACAGCATCATCGACTTTTCCGACAGCCGCAAGATCGTGGTGGCGGACAAGGGGATGATGAGCTACTACAACATCATGAAGATCCGGGATGCGAGGAACGGGTATGTGATCAGCCAGTCGGTACGCAAGTCGGACTCCCAGACCAAGGAGTTCGCGCTCTCGGCCGAGGGGTGGGAGCATGTGCTGGACGGCAACGGCAACGTGGTGTCCATGATCAAGGAGAGGACGATCCCCAGGAGGGCCAGCACCTACGGCGACGTCGACGACAGGAAGCACAGCGGGACCTACAACGAGAGGCAGGTGTTCATCTGGAGCAGGAAGTACAGCGACAGGGCGAAGCGCGAACGGCAGGCGGTGATCGAGAAGGCGCTTCAGTCCGAGGGCAAGCGGTCGAAGGACTACAAGGACTCCAGCTACGGCAAGAGCAAGTACCTGAGAAAGAGCCCCGTCAAGGAGGGGGAGAAGGTGGAGGCCGACTGGTGCCTCTACGAGTTCGACGCCGCGAGGCTGGAGGAGGACGAGAAGTACGACGGCTACTACCTCATCTGCACCAACGTCGTCGGGGTCGGGGACGAATCGCTGATCAATCCCGACAAGCCGTCCAGCCATGCTTACTACCGGGATTCGGACGGGTTCCTGGTGCTCAACCATGTGGTGCCGGCCTCGGAGATAGCGGACATCTACGGCGGGCTGAGGAAGATCGAGGAGACGTTCAAGGTGACCAAGACCGGGATGCTGTCGTTGAGGCCGGTGTTCCACAGCAGGCAGGACAGGATACGGTCGCACTTCCTGATATGCTTCATTTCCCTGGTCCTGGAACGGCTGCTGGAACTGCAGCTCGGCTGGAAATACTCGGCCAAGTCGATACAGCAGTCGCTTTCCCATTTCAACGCCGTGCAGCTGGCGAACTCGAACATCTACCAGGTCGCATACTATGACGTGATGGTCGACACCATACTCAAGACCCTGGACATAGACATATCGAGGAAGTTCCTGCAGCAGTCTGACATCAGGAGGATCCTCGGGCAGACGAAGAAAAAAGATTACGAGGACTGA
- a CDS encoding YhbY family RNA-binding protein encodes MNSSVRSFLKAQAHTLKPVVMIGKGGLDQRVIAAMDEALASHELVKVKFQAFKDEVRPLAEDLALKTGSSLVSIIGFIATFYRESEEHLIHIPRELAAKGD; translated from the coding sequence ATGAATAGCAGTGTACGCAGTTTTCTGAAGGCGCAGGCCCATACGCTCAAGCCGGTCGTGATGATCGGCAAGGGTGGGTTGGACCAGCGGGTGATAGCAGCCATGGATGAGGCGCTTGCAAGCCATGAGCTGGTGAAAGTGAAGTTTCAGGCCTTCAAGGATGAGGTGAGACCCTTGGCCGAGGATCTTGCCCTGAAGACCGGCAGCAGCCTGGTCAGCATCATCGGGTTCATTGCAACGTTCTATCGGGAGAGTGAGGAGCATCTGATCCACATACCCAGGGAACTTGCAGCCAAAGGGGACTAG
- a CDS encoding beta-N-acetylhexosaminidase has product MKASSLLFPLPKHLEEKEGVFRLHETTSVAAEPLLNAIGDQCADLLGCKRGGEDILFKVQKEMAEEAYRLTISKTQIVVRSSTPTGAFRALSTLRRLALLGENLIPCCTIEDEPSHSWRGLMLDCSRHMFSVTFIKKLIDIASMVHLNRFHWHLTDDQGWRIPLDGYDKLATIASKRTESQYTDGRTYGRLYTKEEILEVQSYAHAHHMLVIPELETPGHVSALLAAYPGLGCTKGPYTVPDSWGIFDEVLCAGNEEVFTFLEDAIGQVAALFTDPYLHIGGDECPHTAWDACPACQNRMKELGLEQSHQLQAYMTSRICKLVEQAGKRPIGWDEVLEGTEQLGLPKDLIVMSWRGIEGGIEAGKRGHEVIMSPNTAGCYFDYKHLDSEDEMGNLGVSTLRDVASFACAPPSLDPSVQENILGGQANLWTEKVCSAKQAEYLLFPRLLLMAGQLWNPQQSETNLRMRSLLQQLCDRLDVLSYRGPVS; this is encoded by the coding sequence ATGAAAGCCAGTTCTCTTCTGTTCCCCCTCCCCAAGCACCTTGAGGAGAAGGAAGGCGTCTTTCGCCTCCATGAGACAACCAGCGTTGCAGCCGAGCCCCTGCTCAACGCCATAGGAGACCAGTGTGCTGACCTGCTTGGGTGCAAGCGAGGCGGGGAAGACATCCTGTTCAAGGTCCAGAAAGAGATGGCCGAAGAAGCCTACCGGCTGACCATTTCCAAAACCCAGATAGTAGTACGCTCCAGCACACCCACTGGAGCCTTCCGTGCACTCTCCACCCTGCGTCGCCTTGCCTTGCTTGGGGAGAACCTCATCCCCTGTTGCACCATCGAGGACGAGCCTTCCCACTCGTGGCGCGGCCTCATGCTTGACTGCAGCAGGCACATGTTCAGCGTAACCTTCATCAAGAAACTGATCGATATTGCCTCAATGGTTCACCTCAATCGCTTCCACTGGCATCTTACCGACGACCAAGGCTGGCGTATCCCCTTGGATGGCTATGACAAGCTTGCAACCATAGCAAGCAAGAGGACCGAAAGCCAGTATACCGACGGCAGGACCTACGGCCGGCTCTATACCAAGGAGGAGATTCTCGAAGTCCAGTCCTATGCCCATGCGCATCACATGCTCGTCATCCCCGAGCTCGAGACCCCCGGCCACGTCTCCGCCCTGCTTGCAGCCTATCCCGGGCTTGGCTGCACGAAAGGCCCCTATACGGTTCCTGACAGCTGGGGCATCTTCGACGAGGTGCTGTGTGCAGGCAATGAGGAGGTCTTCACCTTCCTCGAGGATGCAATCGGCCAGGTGGCTGCCCTCTTCACCGATCCGTACCTCCATATAGGAGGGGATGAGTGCCCCCACACCGCATGGGATGCTTGCCCTGCCTGCCAAAACAGAATGAAAGAACTGGGATTGGAGCAGTCACACCAGTTGCAGGCGTACATGACCAGCCGCATCTGCAAGCTGGTTGAGCAGGCAGGAAAACGTCCCATCGGCTGGGACGAAGTGCTGGAAGGAACCGAGCAACTGGGACTTCCCAAGGATTTGATCGTCATGTCTTGGAGAGGCATCGAGGGAGGCATCGAGGCGGGAAAAAGGGGTCATGAGGTGATCATGAGCCCAAACACCGCCGGCTGCTATTTCGATTACAAGCATCTGGACAGTGAGGATGAGATGGGGAACCTCGGGGTAAGCACCCTCAGGGATGTCGCCTCATTTGCATGTGCTCCCCCCTCTCTCGACCCTTCGGTGCAGGAGAATATCCTGGGAGGGCAGGCAAACCTCTGGACGGAGAAAGTATGCTCGGCAAAACAAGCGGAGTATCTGCTCTTTCCCCGGCTCCTGCTCATGGCAGGGCAACTTTGGAATCCTCAACAATCAGAGACAAATCTGCGGATGCGCTCACTATTGCAGCAGTTGTGCGATAGACTTGATGTACTGAGTTACCGAGGTCCTGTCTCTTAG
- a CDS encoding ROK family transcriptional regulator, whose translation MRINNNNFQKNANTSLVSQLIWKSPGISRVDIARELNLYRSTVTNIISALIDDEVVYEGEEGSGMSRGGRKPIILRLNDKFGCVVGFDIQPSHYRAVIMDITGSLLYQDKGKLPEVDFDGILTFLMDLVLKQVYKLGLPLLAVVAGIPGIVDTESGIIVYAEPFGLHNYDLYDFFAKRYDVLVFVENDANCTAWLEMTINRNVNLGDFMCMIADYHEGSYQFGDRAGIGVGIGLSIGGKVYHGSHHSSGEICTLSWRGHNIGQTGLDEDLLISSVSDEHAWRVWMVDLFSSLVPVISVFDPRVLFIHGKPFSDEQKIRTLLSEACPQFLDLLKKVGCKLIFDTQDESVVAKGAAMMFLQKLFAVPELSEIECRTHFDWEDVIAQAYPMKKTYEKPRMEVSHA comes from the coding sequence ATGAGAATCAACAACAACAATTTCCAGAAGAATGCGAACACCTCCTTGGTTTCACAACTGATCTGGAAGAGCCCGGGGATCAGCAGGGTCGACATTGCAAGAGAACTGAACTTGTATCGCTCGACCGTAACCAACATCATCAGTGCCCTCATTGATGACGAAGTCGTCTATGAAGGTGAAGAGGGCAGCGGCATGAGCAGGGGAGGGCGGAAACCCATCATCCTCAGGCTCAACGACAAGTTTGGCTGTGTGGTGGGGTTTGACATCCAGCCTTCCCACTACCGCGCCGTTATCATGGATATCACCGGCTCCCTGCTCTATCAGGACAAGGGAAAACTGCCTGAAGTCGATTTCGATGGGATTCTCACCTTTCTGATGGATCTGGTGCTCAAGCAAGTGTATAAGTTGGGGCTTCCCCTGCTTGCTGTGGTTGCAGGCATTCCCGGCATCGTGGATACGGAAAGCGGCATCATCGTCTATGCCGAGCCCTTTGGCCTGCACAACTATGACCTGTATGACTTTTTTGCAAAACGCTACGATGTGCTGGTCTTCGTGGAGAATGACGCCAACTGCACTGCCTGGCTTGAGATGACCATCAACCGCAATGTCAATCTGGGTGACTTCATGTGCATGATCGCAGACTATCATGAAGGAAGCTACCAGTTCGGCGACCGTGCCGGCATCGGCGTGGGTATCGGACTTTCGATCGGTGGGAAGGTCTACCATGGTTCCCATCACAGTTCGGGTGAAATCTGCACCCTCAGCTGGCGTGGCCACAATATCGGACAGACTGGTCTGGATGAGGACCTTCTGATCAGCAGTGTCAGCGATGAGCATGCTTGGAGAGTCTGGATGGTGGACCTCTTCAGCTCGTTGGTTCCCGTCATTTCGGTCTTCGACCCCAGGGTGTTGTTCATCCATGGAAAGCCGTTCAGTGATGAGCAAAAGATCCGTACGCTTCTCTCCGAGGCGTGCCCGCAGTTCCTGGATTTGCTCAAGAAGGTAGGGTGCAAACTCATTTTCGATACCCAGGACGAGTCGGTGGTTGCAAAGGGCGCTGCGATGATGTTCCTCCAAAAACTGTTTGCCGTTCCCGAGCTCTCCGAAATTGAGTGCAGGACCCACTTTGACTGGGAAGATGTGATAGCACAGGCATACCCGATGAAGAAAACCTACGAAAAGCCAAGGATGGAGGTGTCTCATGCCTAA
- a CDS encoding sugar ABC transporter permease, which yields MPKTHTLLDAKKEQRRAYWTLVLPGFLIYISVMAFPTIFSIFLSISDYNGGKLFGGKPISFVGLKWYSRLFVDEYFYLALKNNLYIVLVSVFGQIPLGFFLAYVLYRGIVKQADFFQTMIYLPTVISTVVIGILWKSFFAPYGAFPELVRLFNPTYEYGISNHPILPVLFVILWMYTGMYLIIFIANLQKIDSAVIEAARIDGASETQVLGNIILPALSGVLVTTAILAISGSLKSFDLIYVMTAGGPANRTSVLSIYMFDKAFKGAPNYPLANAISTVMVIISFALIGLTKWVEAKFGGRE from the coding sequence ATGCCTAAGACGCATACGCTGCTGGATGCTAAGAAGGAACAGCGGAGGGCGTATTGGACGTTGGTTCTGCCCGGGTTTCTCATCTATATTTCGGTGATGGCTTTCCCCACCATATTTTCGATTTTCCTCAGTATCAGTGACTACAACGGGGGAAAGTTGTTCGGAGGAAAACCCATCAGTTTCGTGGGGCTCAAGTGGTACAGCCGGCTATTTGTCGATGAGTACTTCTATCTTGCCCTGAAAAACAACCTGTACATCGTGCTTGTCTCGGTTTTCGGACAGATCCCTTTGGGCTTCTTCCTTGCCTATGTGCTCTATCGTGGGATTGTGAAGCAGGCGGACTTTTTCCAGACGATGATCTATCTTCCCACGGTCATCTCCACCGTTGTCATCGGTATTCTGTGGAAGTCCTTTTTTGCACCGTACGGGGCCTTCCCCGAACTGGTCAGGCTCTTCAATCCAACCTATGAATACGGTATTTCCAACCATCCGATCCTTCCGGTGCTGTTCGTCATCCTCTGGATGTACACCGGCATGTATCTGATCATCTTCATTGCAAACCTGCAGAAGATCGACAGTGCGGTCATCGAGGCTGCACGCATAGACGGGGCAAGCGAGACGCAAGTGCTTGGCAATATCATTCTTCCCGCACTCAGCGGCGTTCTGGTCACCACCGCCATCCTCGCCATCAGCGGCTCGCTGAAGAGTTTCGACCTCATCTATGTGATGACAGCCGGTGGTCCTGCAAACCGCACCAGTGTGCTCTCCATCTACATGTTCGACAAGGCGTTCAAAGGGGCCCCCAACTATCCGTTGGCCAATGCCATCAGCACCGTCATGGTTATCATCAGCTTTGCTCTCATCGGCCTTACCAAGTGGGTCGAAGCGAAGTTCGGCGGGAGGGAGTAA
- a CDS encoding carbohydrate ABC transporter permease: MRDIKDTKSVRSRVGLVLTYAVMIFFTVMAIYPLLWLIMNSFKTTTEFQLNKLGLPQDWVTINYKDSWVRGKFPNLILNSVIYTGITTVATLCFSFMAGFAFAKIPNKATKYLHGSFVIGLLLTLQSIMVPLFLIINWVGLYNTRLGVLIPYIGIAMPMGIYLGTEYIKAIPDALVESARIDGATYLRIFASLIVPMAAPVGVTVAILTVTGTWNEFMLINILTSSDVLKSLPVGVQKFAGALSSDFGKQFAALVIGLVPMLVFYLVFRKEITKGVAAGAVKG, from the coding sequence ATGCGTGATATCAAGGATACCAAGAGCGTACGCTCACGAGTCGGCCTGGTCCTGACCTATGCCGTCATGATTTTCTTCACGGTCATGGCCATCTATCCGCTGCTGTGGCTGATCATGAACTCGTTCAAGACAACCACGGAGTTCCAGCTCAATAAGCTCGGGCTTCCCCAGGATTGGGTGACGATCAACTACAAGGACTCCTGGGTACGGGGAAAGTTCCCCAACCTGATCCTCAACAGTGTCATCTATACCGGAATCACCACGGTTGCAACGTTGTGTTTCTCCTTCATGGCAGGTTTTGCCTTTGCCAAGATTCCGAACAAGGCAACCAAGTACCTCCATGGATCGTTTGTCATCGGTTTGCTGCTGACGTTGCAATCGATCATGGTCCCGCTCTTTCTCATCATCAACTGGGTGGGGTTGTACAATACCCGCCTTGGGGTGCTCATCCCGTATATCGGCATTGCAATGCCGATGGGCATCTATTTGGGTACGGAATACATCAAGGCCATTCCCGATGCCTTGGTGGAGTCTGCCAGGATCGACGGGGCGACGTATCTGAGGATTTTCGCTTCCCTCATCGTACCCATGGCGGCCCCTGTGGGGGTGACGGTGGCCATTTTGACGGTCACCGGTACCTGGAATGAGTTCATGCTGATCAACATTCTTACCAGCAGTGATGTGCTGAAGAGCCTTCCGGTCGGTGTGCAGAAGTTTGCCGGGGCACTCTCTTCCGACTTCGGCAAGCAGTTCGCCGCGCTGGTTATCGGTCTGGTTCCGATGTTGGTGTTCTATCTTGTATTCCGTAAGGAAATTACCAAGGGTGTTGCTGCAGGAGCAGTAAAAGGCTGA